GGCCGTCTTTGGGAATAGCCCCTTCAGGAACATGGATATGGATATCAATGCGTTGATTGAAATCTTTATCTAACCCAAAACCCGTTGCGCGCGTACGCACACAACTGAAAGCTGCCTGAGCCGATTCTTGCATTACATCCCCTAATTTACCGGTGATGGTAACTTTTCCTTTTCCCGGCATGATGGTGACTTCGGTGGAAAGCAACTCACCGCCAAACTCAGTCCAGGCCAAACCTGTCGTAATTCCAATTTCATCTTTTTCTTCAGCTAGACCATAACGATGTTTAGGTTCACCCAAAAATTTGGACAGATTAGAATCGGCCACTCGAACTTTTTTATCCCGGCCCTTCGTGGCAATCTCTTTTGCTACCTTGCGGCACAGGCTTGCCATTTCGCGTTCTAAGTTACGGACACCCGACTCCTTTGTGTAACGGCGAATGATGGTGCGAACCGCAGCGTCGGTGATCTCGATGTTCTCATCGTTAAGCCCATGAGTTTCTTTTTGTTTCTTGATGAGATATTTTTTTGCGATATTGAGTTTTTCATCTTCCGTGTATCCGGGAATACGCAAAATCTCCATTCTGTCCTGCAAAGGAAGAGGAATAGAATGCAGGGTGTTGGCTGTCGTGATGAACATGGTCTTTGAAAGATCATAATCCAAATCCAGATAATGATCATTGAAACTATGGTTTTGCTCGGGGTCCAAAACTTCCAGCAGGGCTGAGCCCGGATCTCCGCGAAAATCCGAACTCATCTTATCAATTTCATCGAGTAAGAAAACAGGATTATTGGAGCCTGCTTTTTTGAGAGACTGAATAATTTTTCCGGGCATTGCTCCGATGTAGGTTCGACGATGACCTCGGATTTCTGCTTCGTCCCGCACGCCTCCCAGTGAACAACGTACAAACTTGCGCCCCATCGCCCGCGCAATAGAACGAGCCAGCGAGGTTTTACCCACACCCGGAGGGCCTACCAAGCACAAAATAGGACCTTTCATTTTATCGACCAGACTCTGCACCGCAAGGTATTCAATGATACGCTCTTTGACTTTATCCAAACCATAATGGTCTTCATTCAAAATCTTTTCAGCTTCCGTCAAATCGATTTTATCCTGGGTAAGTTCGTTCCAAGGGATAGACAAGATCCAATCGATGTAATTGCGAACCACCGTCGCTTCCGCTGACATGGGCGACATCATTTTGAGTTTCTTCAGTTCTTTTTTTACCTTCTTGGTCGCCTCAGCACTCATCTTTTTATTTTTTACTTTTTCTTCAAGCTCTTGCATCTCACCCTTAAACTCATCCCGATCGCCCAGCTCTTTTTGGATGGCCTGCATCTGCTCGTTCAAATAATATTCACGCTGGGTCTTCTCCATCTGTTTTTTCACGCGCGAACGAATCTTCTTTTCGACCTGCAAGATTTCAATCTCGCCCTGCATCAGCTCATAGAGCTTTGCCAAACGTTCTCCCGGGCTTTCCACCTCCAGCACCTTTTGTTTGTCGACGAGCTTCAAATTGAGATGGGCAACAATGGTGTCTGCCAAACGGGCCGGGTCATCAATCACTGCC
Above is a genomic segment from Deltaproteobacteria bacterium containing:
- the lon gene encoding endopeptidase La, which gives rise to MQNTTPSNPNFKVVPLLPLRDIIIFPHMVVPLFVGREKSINALEEAMHSEKDILMAAQVNPKTNDPRPEDIYKVGTLGTIIQLLRLPDGTVKVLVEGRKRAHIHNYIPHDNYFLCEVEEVYENREVTVEVEALMRSIKSTFETYVKLNKRIPPEMLSSVAVIDDPARLADTIVAHLNLKLVDKQKVLEVESPGERLAKLYELMQGEIEILQVEKKIRSRVKKQMEKTQREYYLNEQMQAIQKELGDRDEFKGEMQELEEKVKNKKMSAEATKKVKKELKKLKMMSPMSAEATVVRNYIDWILSIPWNELTQDKIDLTEAEKILNEDHYGLDKVKERIIEYLAVQSLVDKMKGPILCLVGPPGVGKTSLARSIARAMGRKFVRCSLGGVRDEAEIRGHRRTYIGAMPGKIIQSLKKAGSNNPVFLLDEIDKMSSDFRGDPGSALLEVLDPEQNHSFNDHYLDLDYDLSKTMFITTANTLHSIPLPLQDRMEILRIPGYTEDEKLNIAKKYLIKKQKETHGLNDENIEITDAAVRTIIRRYTKESGVRNLEREMASLCRKVAKEIATKGRDKKVRVADSNLSKFLGEPKHRYGLAEEKDEIGITTGLAWTEFGGELLSTEVTIMPGKGKVTITGKLGDVMQESAQAAFSCVRTRATGFGLDKDFNQRIDIHIHVPEGAIPKDGPSAGITMATSLLSALLRVPVRKDVAMTGEITLRGKVLPIGGLKEKMLAAHRGKIKTIIIPKENERDLKEIPQNILKDMVVVPVETIDEVWMRALALDDPGKLYKQGKTYEDVLSEVLYPKPELAQVPKPDSSEIVTH